The proteins below are encoded in one region of Scatophagus argus isolate fScaArg1 chromosome 24, fScaArg1.pri, whole genome shotgun sequence:
- the ndfip2 gene encoding NEDD4 family-interacting protein 2, translating to MDPASRYQVLHNEDDSSEASTSEQQPCTSDTAQAGTSSQDHSQAQASLAAAAAAEEASGSQTQGEADAPPPPYASIDLGATAAAPETSFRGDFPVPPPYSVATSLPTYDEAEKAKAAAMAASAVEVIPRDDEFPPRDDFSDADQLRVGNDGIFMLAFFMAFLFNWIGFCLSFCLTNTIAGRYGAICGFGLSLIKWILIVRFSDYFTGYFNGQYWLWWIFLLLGLLLFFRGFVNYLKVRNMSENMATSHRTRLFFLY from the exons ATGGACCCAGCAAGCCGATACCAAGTG TTGCACAACGAGGATGACTCCTCAGAGGCCTCAACCAGTGAGCAGCAGCCTTGCACTTCTGACACAGCCCAGGCTGGTACATCCAGCCAGGACCACAGTCAGGCCCAGGCCagcctggctgctgctgctgctgctgaggaggcATCAGGATCACAGACTCAGGGGGAGGCGGATGCACCTCCACCTCCTTACGCCTCCATTGACCTAGGAGCAACCGCTGCAGCACCCG AGACTAGTTTCCGAGGTGACTTCCCAGTGCCTCCGCCCTACAGCGTCGCCACCTCACTGCCCACATATGATGAAGCAGAGAAGGCCAAGGCGGCCGCCATGGCTGCGTCCGCTGTGGAGGTGATACCACGG gatgaTGAATTCCCTCCCAGAGACGATTTCAGTGATGCTGATCAGCTGCGAGTTGGGAACGATGGAATCTTCATGTTGGCCTTTTTCA TGGCCTTCCTGTTCAACTGGATCGGGTTCTGcctgtccttctgtctgacCAATACCATCGCAGGACGCTACGGTGCCATCTGCGGCTTCGGCCTTTCCCTCATCAAGTGGATTCTCATCGTCAGG TTCTCTGATTACTTCACTGGCTACTTTAACGGGCAGTACTGGCTCTGGTGGATCTTCCTGTTACTCG GTCTCCTGCTGTTCTTCAGGGGCTTCGTTAACTACCTAAAAGTCCGCAACATGTCAGAGAACATGGCCACCTCTCACAGAACACGCCTCTTCTTCCTTTACTAA